One genomic segment of uncultured Desulfobacter sp. includes these proteins:
- the hypB gene encoding hydrogenase nickel incorporation protein HypB yields the protein MEINIQKRVLEKNESDADRNRGFFREKQVFVLNMMSSPGSGKTETLCRTLEKLMPDIRVGVIVGDVCTTNDADRLSVTGAKVTQINTDQFGGDCHLAAHLIESSAKALGCDDLDLLIVENIGNLVCPAEFDIGEDARAVVLSVTEGEDKPLKYPLMFQVADAAILNKIDLLPYLDFDAALAVENMGKVHPGMPVFELSAKTLEGIDPWLSWLRTKVKEKLG from the coding sequence ATGGAGATAAATATACAAAAACGGGTATTGGAAAAAAACGAATCCGATGCTGATCGAAACAGGGGATTTTTTAGAGAAAAACAGGTGTTTGTCCTGAACATGATGTCATCGCCGGGATCCGGTAAGACCGAAACCCTGTGTCGGACCCTGGAAAAGCTGATGCCCGATATCCGGGTCGGTGTGATTGTGGGCGATGTCTGCACCACCAATGATGCGGACCGGCTTTCTGTAACAGGTGCCAAGGTGACCCAGATCAACACGGACCAGTTCGGGGGGGACTGTCATCTGGCAGCCCATCTCATTGAATCATCGGCCAAGGCACTGGGCTGCGATGATCTTGACCTGCTCATCGTGGAAAACATCGGCAACCTCGTTTGCCCTGCGGAATTTGATATTGGCGAAGATGCAAGGGCCGTGGTCTTAAGCGTCACCGAAGGCGAGGATAAGCCTTTAAAATACCCGCTCATGTTCCAGGTGGCGGATGCTGCCATTTTAAATAAAATAGATCTTTTGCCCTATCTGGATTTTGATGCGGCCCTGGCTGTGGAAAATATGGGCAAGGTGCATCCGGGCATGCCGGTGTTTGAACTTTCCGCCAAGACCCTGGAAGGTATTGATCCATGGCTCTCATGGTTGCGCACCAAGGTTAAGGAAAAACTGGGATAA
- the tgt gene encoding tRNA guanosine(34) transglycosylase Tgt: MLTFDLIKDNSKKGDARDRSRLGRIITDHGVVETPIFMPVGTVGSVKAVSKEDLAHCGAQIILGNTYHLYLRPGVEVIETMKGLHTFTAWNKPMLTDSGGFQFFSLAKLAKFTDEGVHFQSHIDGSRHFFSPERAVEIQMILGSDIMMSLDWCQGHPATDQQVADALNKTTAWAKRGFDFWQENGASNNLFGIVQGGMVEELRSLSAEQITAIDFPGFAIGGLSVGEPTDVMYEMADHTLPLLPSQKPRYIMGVGTPENLVTLVGMGCDMFDCVMPSRNARNGQLFTHTGTVNIPNAKYKTDERPIDETCGCYTCRNYSRAYLRHLYKSRELLSYRLNTIHNLYYYLDLMAKMRHAIQEDRFPEFKQQFFKARQDQ, encoded by the coding sequence ATGCTTACATTTGACCTGATAAAAGATAATAGTAAAAAAGGTGACGCCCGGGACCGCTCCCGTTTGGGGCGGATTATCACGGACCACGGTGTTGTTGAAACACCTATTTTTATGCCCGTGGGCACTGTGGGATCTGTGAAGGCCGTGTCAAAGGAGGATCTGGCACATTGCGGGGCCCAGATTATTCTTGGCAATACCTATCATTTATATTTGCGGCCAGGCGTTGAAGTCATTGAAACCATGAAAGGGCTTCACACCTTTACAGCCTGGAATAAGCCCATGCTAACCGATTCCGGGGGGTTCCAGTTTTTTTCTTTGGCAAAGCTGGCCAAGTTTACCGATGAAGGGGTGCATTTTCAATCCCATATTGACGGTTCCCGGCACTTTTTTTCCCCGGAACGGGCCGTTGAGATTCAGATGATTCTGGGGTCGGATATCATGATGTCCCTGGACTGGTGCCAAGGGCATCCGGCGACGGACCAGCAAGTGGCTGATGCCTTGAATAAGACCACGGCCTGGGCGAAAAGAGGCTTTGATTTCTGGCAGGAAAACGGTGCGTCTAATAACTTGTTCGGTATTGTGCAGGGCGGAATGGTCGAAGAACTTCGCTCTTTATCCGCGGAACAGATCACTGCCATTGATTTTCCCGGCTTTGCCATTGGCGGTCTTTCCGTGGGAGAACCCACCGACGTGATGTATGAGATGGCTGACCATACCCTGCCGCTTCTGCCGTCACAAAAGCCACGGTATATTATGGGGGTGGGTACGCCTGAAAATCTTGTGACCCTGGTGGGCATGGGCTGCGACATGTTTGACTGTGTGATGCCCTCCAGAAATGCCAGAAACGGCCAGCTTTTTACCCATACCGGTACCGTTAATATCCCCAATGCCAAATACAAAACGGACGAGCGCCCTATTGATGAAACCTGTGGCTGTTATACCTGCCGCAATTACTCCCGGGCCTATCTGCGCCATTTGTATAAATCCCGGGAACTTTTGTCCTATCGCCTGAATACCATTCATAATCTCTATTATTATCTTGATCTTATGGCTAAAATGCGTCATGCAATACAAGAGGACAGATTTCCTGAATTTAAACAACAGTTCTTTAAAGCAAGGCAGGATCAATAA
- a CDS encoding DUF3375 domain-containing protein: MAFDYHTLKALRKNHPAWKLLAADHAPLIVSFFYKAFILPNHRSMSRADLASALEDYLFVLRETQGQDAFPKAAETYLDDWAADEKGWLRKFYPQDSDEVHYDLMPWVEKAVTWLESLVSRAFIGTESRLMTIFELLEQMVRGTQADAVQRIKSLEKQKADIEAKLELARQGHLDMLDDTALKDRFLQVNKTARELLSDFREVEYNFRDLDQKIRERITLWEGSKGELLEDFFGERDMIAESDQGKSFSSFWDLLMSPARQEDLTDLLSRVFELDAVRSLSPDPRLKRIHYDWLSAGEHTQRTVAKLSGQLRRYLDDQAFLENKRIMQVIQSIETRSVQVKDDPPGNDFMCIDDAAPGVSLPMERPMYTFPIKPVIRETVALGDGSDIPSDILHSGVFVDRLKLKRRIRACLQAKDQVSLGDILDNHPLEKGLAELVAYLSIAGEDEKAVFDDKEIQQAFWTDTSGTPRRAEFCKVIFNR; the protein is encoded by the coding sequence ATGGCATTTGATTACCACACCCTCAAAGCGTTAAGAAAGAACCACCCGGCGTGGAAGCTTCTGGCCGCCGACCATGCCCCGCTGATTGTCTCTTTTTTTTACAAGGCCTTTATCCTGCCTAACCACCGCAGCATGAGCCGGGCAGATTTGGCTTCGGCCCTGGAGGACTATCTATTTGTCCTAAGGGAAACCCAGGGGCAGGATGCCTTTCCCAAAGCTGCCGAAACCTATCTGGATGACTGGGCCGCAGACGAAAAAGGGTGGCTTAGAAAATTCTATCCCCAGGATTCGGATGAGGTCCACTATGATCTTATGCCTTGGGTGGAAAAGGCGGTGACTTGGCTTGAAAGCCTTGTTTCCCGGGCCTTTATCGGGACCGAATCCCGGCTTATGACTATTTTTGAACTGTTGGAGCAGATGGTCAGGGGGACCCAGGCGGATGCGGTCCAAAGAATCAAAAGCCTTGAAAAACAAAAGGCCGATATTGAGGCCAAGCTTGAGCTGGCCCGGCAGGGTCATTTAGATATGCTGGACGACACGGCGCTTAAGGACCGGTTTCTTCAAGTCAATAAAACCGCCCGGGAACTGCTCAGTGATTTCAGGGAGGTGGAGTACAATTTCCGGGATCTGGATCAGAAAATCCGGGAGCGGATCACCCTGTGGGAAGGCAGTAAAGGTGAGTTGCTGGAGGACTTTTTTGGGGAGCGGGACATGATCGCCGAATCAGACCAGGGCAAAAGCTTTAGCTCCTTCTGGGACCTGCTCATGTCCCCGGCCCGGCAGGAGGACCTAACGGATCTGCTCTCCCGGGTGTTTGAGCTTGACGCTGTCCGATCCCTGTCTCCTGACCCGCGCCTGAAACGGATTCATTACGACTGGCTTTCCGCCGGAGAACATACCCAGCGCACTGTGGCCAAGCTCTCCGGACAGCTTCGGCGGTATCTGGATGACCAGGCGTTTCTGGAAAACAAGCGGATCATGCAGGTGATCCAGTCCATTGAGACCCGAAGTGTTCAGGTGAAGGATGATCCGCCGGGCAATGATTTCATGTGCATTGATGACGCCGCGCCCGGGGTTTCCCTGCCCATGGAGCGCCCCATGTACACCTTTCCCATTAAACCTGTGATCCGGGAAACCGTTGCCCTTGGGGATGGGTCAGATATTCCTTCGGACATCCTCCATTCAGGGGTGTTTGTGGACCGGCTCAAGTTGAAACGGCGGATCCGGGCCTGTCTCCAGGCAAAGGATCAGGTCAGCTTAGGGGATATCCTTGACAACCATCCCCTGGAAAAGGGGCTGGCCGAACTTGTGGCCTATCTGAGCATTGCCGGAGAGGATGAAAAAGCCGTCTTCGACGACAAAGAAATCCAGCAGGCCTTCTGGACCGATACTTCAGGTACGCCTCGGCGGGCCGAATTTTGTAAAGTTATTTTTAACCGGTAA
- the amrB gene encoding AmmeMemoRadiSam system protein B, producing the protein MDVKKMGFAGSWYPGSAGQCRSTIERFNDDFRTEADTKTLNNPVAGIVPHAGWIYSGKLASRVFAALAHGRRAVDTIVLFGVHMHADSPVFVLDCTAVDTPLGAIEIDTALTDILVKQADAASVDLKQLTPARFPEENTLELQYPFIKYFFPKARIVVCAVPPSDAAQTLGIIVVEAAESLDRSLAVVGSTDMTHYGPRFGFDPAGSGKAAFDWVAKENDAAAINALIAMDEKQIIHQGLSHHNMCCAGAACAAVAAAKKMGAVKGVCLDYASSFDPLEPSADFVGYCGMIFGA; encoded by the coding sequence ATGGATGTAAAAAAAATGGGATTTGCCGGATCCTGGTATCCGGGATCAGCTGGCCAGTGCCGGTCTACTATTGAACGGTTTAACGATGATTTTAGAACAGAAGCAGATACAAAAACTCTGAATAATCCAGTGGCGGGTATTGTTCCCCATGCAGGCTGGATTTACTCCGGGAAATTGGCCAGCCGGGTGTTTGCCGCACTGGCCCATGGCCGCCGGGCTGTGGACACCATTGTTCTTTTTGGGGTTCACATGCATGCCGATTCCCCGGTCTTTGTTCTGGACTGTACGGCCGTTGATACTCCTTTGGGTGCTATTGAAATTGATACGGCGCTCACAGATATCCTGGTAAAGCAGGCCGACGCCGCAAGTGTTGACCTGAAGCAATTGACACCCGCCCGATTCCCCGAAGAAAACACTCTGGAACTGCAATATCCTTTTATAAAATATTTTTTCCCAAAAGCTCGGATTGTGGTGTGCGCCGTGCCGCCCTCGGATGCGGCGCAAACATTGGGGATAATCGTAGTTGAGGCTGCAGAAAGCCTGGATCGGTCCCTGGCGGTGGTGGGTTCCACAGACATGACCCATTACGGACCGCGATTCGGATTTGACCCGGCTGGGTCAGGCAAGGCTGCATTTGATTGGGTTGCAAAGGAAAATGACGCGGCCGCCATTAACGCGTTAATAGCCATGGATGAAAAGCAGATTATTCACCAGGGACTGTCTCACCACAATATGTGCTGTGCTGGGGCAGCCTGTGCGGCTGTCGCTGCTGCAAAAAAAATGGGCGCAGTCAAAGGTGTCTGTCTTGACTACGCCTCAAGTTTCGATCCCTTGGAGCCCAGCGCCGATTTTGTGGGATATTGCGGCATGATTTTCGGCGCATAG
- a CDS encoding ATP-binding protein produces the protein MKPDNMEQGVLEFVQNDALAGFRLDALEVYNWGTFHKEVWRLDLHSRNGLLTGDIGSGKSTLVDAVTTLLVPAQRIAYNKAAGADTKERSLRSYVKGYYKSERSDMGHASKAVALRDHNNFSVILGVFKNQGFAQEVTLAQVFWTKEIKGQPDRFYVVADSKLSITKDFSDFGTDISLLKKRLKKQDKVTVFDAFPKYGAAFRRRFGIENEQALALFHQTVSMKSVGNLNDFVRQHMLEPFDTAPRIDALIHHFDDLSRAHEAVLKAKHQIERLTPLVKDCQTHQELMEQQGLLRDCRNALTPFFATHKWTLLKKRLKNLADEQERLENKIHALDLDHSALLGDRDGLKQAIAENGGDRLERIRADLDRLTLEKQNRQAKAQRYGQLARDLDLALVETRDDFHDNAQKIKARRKKLEQEEADLRNERTDIEVEFRDLKSAHQELEKELESLSGRKSNIHVRQIEIRNRLCSHLGVDEKQLPFAGELIRVRDDQSDWEGAVERLLHNFGLSLLVKDVLYPDVAAWVDATSLNGRLVYYLVKTDIKDTQIHLSPESLVNKLELQSKSDFYLWVERELVRRFNYVCCDEMQRFRKEPMAVTRAGQIKTGGIRHEKDDRKRINDRSQYILGWTNEAKIRALKQQAGTLEKQMQAAADKIVSLDTRQNNVRAQLSNLDRLGEYRTFSDLDWQSVALNISRLAQEQKELEAASNILSTLNRQLEDLEKRVKEIEIQQRGTRDELARNLEKQDQAHAGKKICESDMEPAQDMDPEKRQFLFKELDDMRQKQFGTHVLTVESCANRKTELREIIQGQIDNLDKRVRRLEERIIKTMNGFRRDFPSETMEIDDAVASGPEYESMLDQLKTDNLPRFESRFKALLNENTIREVANFQSQLARERETIKERIDRINHSLSDIEYNPGRYILLEAQLNADVEIRDFQQQLKACTEGALTGSDEDHYSEGKFLQVRTLIQRFRGREGTSDLDRRWTKKVTDVRNWFVFAASERWCEDQTEYEHYADSGGKSGGQKEKLAYTVLAASLAYQFGLEWNSVRSRTFRFVAIDEAFGRGSDDSTRFSLELFKKLNLQLLIVTPLQKIHIIEPYVSSVGLVYSRDGQTARLRNMSVEEYRQSKEQNTP, from the coding sequence GTGAAACCGGATAATATGGAACAGGGCGTGCTGGAGTTTGTCCAAAACGATGCTCTTGCCGGTTTCCGACTTGACGCTCTGGAGGTCTACAATTGGGGTACCTTTCACAAAGAGGTCTGGCGCCTGGATCTTCACAGCAGAAACGGCCTGCTTACAGGAGACATCGGCTCGGGGAAATCCACCTTGGTGGATGCGGTTACCACGTTGCTGGTTCCGGCCCAGCGGATCGCCTACAATAAGGCTGCCGGCGCAGATACAAAAGAGCGCAGCCTGCGTTCATACGTCAAGGGGTATTACAAGTCCGAGCGCAGCGACATGGGGCATGCCTCAAAAGCCGTGGCCCTAAGGGACCACAATAATTTTTCCGTGATTTTAGGGGTATTTAAAAACCAGGGCTTTGCCCAGGAAGTGACCCTGGCCCAGGTGTTTTGGACAAAGGAGATCAAAGGCCAGCCCGACCGGTTTTATGTTGTGGCGGACAGCAAGCTGTCCATCACAAAAGATTTTAGTGATTTCGGCACAGATATCAGTCTGTTGAAAAAACGGCTGAAAAAACAGGACAAAGTCACGGTTTTTGACGCCTTTCCCAAATATGGCGCAGCTTTCAGGCGCAGGTTCGGCATTGAAAACGAGCAGGCCCTGGCCTTGTTTCACCAGACCGTGTCCATGAAATCCGTGGGCAATCTCAACGATTTTGTCCGGCAGCATATGCTGGAACCCTTTGATACGGCGCCTCGCATTGATGCCCTGATTCACCATTTTGACGACCTGAGCCGGGCCCATGAGGCGGTATTAAAAGCCAAGCACCAGATTGAACGACTGACGCCTCTGGTCAAGGATTGTCAAACCCATCAGGAGCTGATGGAACAGCAGGGCCTGCTGCGCGACTGTCGGAACGCTTTGACCCCCTTTTTTGCCACCCATAAATGGACCCTGTTAAAGAAGCGGTTGAAAAATCTGGCAGATGAGCAGGAGCGGTTGGAAAATAAAATACATGCTTTGGACTTGGACCACAGTGCGCTTTTAGGTGACCGGGATGGCCTGAAACAGGCCATTGCCGAGAACGGGGGCGACCGGCTGGAGCGGATCAGGGCGGATCTGGACCGTCTGACCCTGGAAAAACAGAACAGGCAAGCCAAAGCCCAAAGATATGGGCAGCTGGCCCGGGATCTTGATTTGGCGCTGGTCGAAACCCGGGATGATTTCCACGATAATGCCCAAAAGATCAAAGCGCGTCGAAAAAAGCTGGAACAAGAAGAGGCCGACTTAAGGAATGAGCGTACCGATATCGAGGTTGAATTCAGGGATCTGAAATCCGCCCACCAGGAACTTGAAAAAGAGCTTGAATCCCTTTCCGGGAGAAAGAGCAATATCCATGTCCGGCAGATTGAAATCAGGAACCGCCTTTGCTCCCATCTGGGCGTGGATGAAAAACAGCTGCCCTTTGCCGGGGAGCTGATCCGGGTCCGGGATGATCAAAGCGACTGGGAAGGGGCCGTGGAAAGACTGCTTCACAATTTTGGGCTCTCTTTGCTGGTAAAAGATGTCCTTTACCCGGATGTGGCCGCATGGGTGGACGCCACCTCGCTCAATGGCAGGCTGGTTTATTACCTGGTTAAAACAGATATCAAAGATACGCAAATTCATCTTTCACCCGAATCCCTGGTAAATAAGCTGGAACTGCAAAGCAAGTCTGATTTCTATTTATGGGTGGAGCGCGAGCTGGTCCGGCGTTTTAACTATGTCTGTTGTGATGAAATGCAGCGGTTTCGCAAAGAGCCTATGGCCGTTACCCGTGCAGGCCAGATCAAAACAGGGGGCATCCGCCATGAAAAAGATGACCGAAAACGTATCAATGACCGCTCCCAATATATCCTGGGCTGGACCAACGAGGCCAAGATCCGGGCGCTGAAACAGCAGGCCGGTACCCTGGAAAAACAGATGCAGGCGGCCGCTGATAAGATTGTATCCCTTGATACCCGTCAGAACAATGTGAGAGCGCAGTTATCCAACCTGGACAGGCTGGGTGAATATAGAACGTTTTCCGATTTGGACTGGCAGTCCGTTGCCTTGAACATTTCCCGGCTGGCGCAGGAACAAAAAGAGTTGGAAGCCGCCTCCAATATCCTTTCCACATTGAACCGTCAACTTGAAGACTTGGAAAAAAGGGTCAAAGAGATTGAAATTCAACAAAGAGGCACCCGGGACGAGCTGGCCAGAAACCTGGAAAAACAGGACCAGGCCCATGCCGGTAAAAAAATCTGTGAGTCAGATATGGAACCTGCCCAGGACATGGACCCTGAAAAGAGGCAGTTTCTGTTCAAAGAGCTGGATGACATGCGCCAGAAGCAGTTTGGCACCCATGTTCTCACGGTTGAATCCTGTGCCAACCGGAAAACGGAATTGAGGGAGATCATCCAGGGACAGATTGATAATCTGGATAAACGGGTCCGCAGGCTGGAAGAAAGAATCATCAAAACCATGAACGGGTTTCGCCGGGACTTTCCGTCGGAAACCATGGAGATAGACGATGCCGTGGCCTCGGGACCGGAATATGAGTCCATGCTGGATCAACTTAAGACCGACAATCTGCCCCGGTTTGAGTCCCGGTTCAAGGCGTTGCTCAACGAGAACACCATCCGGGAGGTGGCCAATTTCCAGTCCCAGCTTGCCAGGGAGCGGGAAACCATCAAAGAACGGATTGACCGAATCAACCACTCTTTGTCCGATATCGAGTACAACCCGGGACGGTATATCCTGCTTGAGGCCCAGCTCAATGCGGATGTGGAGATCCGGGACTTCCAGCAGCAGCTTAAAGCCTGCACCGAAGGGGCGTTAACAGGATCTGATGAGGATCATTACTCCGAGGGAAAATTTTTACAGGTGCGGACCCTGATCCAGCGATTCAGGGGACGGGAAGGCACAAGCGACCTGGACCGCAGATGGACAAAAAAGGTCACTGATGTCCGCAACTGGTTCGTATTTGCCGCTTCGGAACGCTGGTGCGAAGACCAGACCGAATATGAGCATTATGCTGACTCCGGCGGAAAATCAGGCGGCCAGAAGGAAAAGCTTGCCTATACCGTGCTGGCGGCAAGCCTGGCCTACCAGTTCGGCCTGGAATGGAACAGTGTCCGCTCCCGGACCTTCCGGTTTGTGGCCATTGACGAAGCCTTTGGCAGGGGATCGGACGACTCTACCCGGTTCAGCCTGGAACTGTTTAAAAAACTGAATTTGCAATTGCTCATTGTCACACCGTTACAGAAGATCCACATCATCGAGCCCTATGTATCCAGCGTAGGTCTGGTCTACAGCCGGGACGGACAAACGGCAAGGCTGCGCAACATGAGTGTGGAAGAGTACAGGCAGTCCAAAGAACAGAACACGCCATGA
- a CDS encoding DUF4194 domain-containing protein gives MEELDFYPVNISKPLIALMKGVVFREKDSSLWQDLEEGQIAVREYVRVLGLELVLDESEGYAWLKTLEPAEGQEPLPRLVGRRKLSYPVSLIIALLRKKLAENDAAGQDPRLILSVDEIADMVRIFFASGSNEAKFLDRIESHLNKIAELGFIRRLKGHRDKIEVIRIIKAFVDAQWLHEFDERLKQYQKKNENENED, from the coding sequence ATGGAAGAACTTGATTTTTATCCTGTAAATATCAGCAAGCCGCTTATTGCCCTGATGAAGGGGGTGGTGTTCCGGGAAAAGGACTCGTCCCTGTGGCAGGATCTGGAAGAGGGCCAGATTGCCGTTCGTGAGTATGTGCGGGTGTTGGGCCTTGAACTGGTACTGGACGAATCCGAAGGTTATGCCTGGCTTAAAACCCTGGAACCGGCTGAAGGGCAAGAGCCTTTGCCCCGGCTTGTGGGTCGCAGAAAACTCTCTTACCCGGTAAGTCTGATCATTGCGTTGCTGCGCAAAAAACTTGCCGAAAATGATGCCGCAGGACAAGATCCAAGGTTGATTCTTTCCGTGGACGAGATTGCAGACATGGTCCGGATCTTTTTTGCTTCGGGCAGCAATGAGGCAAAATTTCTGGATCGCATCGAAAGCCATTTAAACAAAATAGCAGAACTTGGGTTTATCCGCCGCCTTAAAGGACACAGGGACAAAATTGAGGTGATCCGGATCATCAAAGCCTTTGTGGATGCCCAGTGGCTCCATGAATTTGATGAACGGCTGAAGCAATATCAGAAGAAAAATGAAAACGAAAATGAGGATTAA
- the queA gene encoding tRNA preQ1(34) S-adenosylmethionine ribosyltransferase-isomerase QueA produces the protein MYNLSDYHYNLPESLIAQTPCEHRSLSRLMHLDRRSHSISHRRFIDIADLLRPGDLLVVNDTRVVPARLLGHKPTGGRVEVLIIDYAAGMKHLADNGRFQCDCLIRASRRPEPGTVLDLGQDIKATVIEHRDRISVVCFDDGNDFLSRLKKAGKMPLPPYIKRNQNPGQGKGALAQMDEQKDRQDYQTVYAKAEGAVAAPTAGLHFTNDLLATLSEKGVDVARITLHVGYGTFVPVRVKDIRDHQIHSEYFIVDEQTAEKINQARGAGRRVIAVGTTAVRTLEFCTDPGGRISAGQGRCDLFIYPGYRFKCVDAMITNFHLPESTLLMLISAFYDRERILDAYKVAVAEKYRFFSYGDAMFIE, from the coding sequence ATGTACAATCTGTCTGATTACCATTATAATTTGCCCGAATCCTTGATTGCCCAGACACCCTGTGAACATAGAAGTCTGTCCCGGCTTATGCACCTGGATCGTAGAAGCCATAGCATCAGCCATCGCAGGTTTATTGATATCGCTGATCTGCTGCGCCCCGGTGATCTGCTGGTGGTTAATGATACCCGGGTGGTACCGGCAAGGCTTTTGGGGCATAAACCCACGGGGGGACGCGTAGAGGTCCTCATTATTGACTATGCGGCCGGCATGAAACACCTGGCCGATAACGGACGGTTTCAGTGTGACTGTCTTATCCGGGCGTCACGCAGGCCGGAACCGGGCACGGTGCTTGATCTGGGACAGGATATCAAAGCCACTGTGATTGAACACCGGGACCGAATTTCTGTGGTCTGTTTTGATGACGGCAATGATTTTTTATCCCGATTAAAAAAAGCAGGCAAAATGCCCCTGCCGCCCTATATAAAACGGAATCAGAATCCGGGGCAGGGGAAAGGCGCCCTGGCGCAAATGGATGAGCAAAAAGACCGGCAGGATTACCAGACGGTTTATGCAAAAGCCGAAGGTGCCGTGGCCGCACCTACGGCCGGGCTTCATTTTACAAACGACCTGCTTGCAACGCTTTCTGAAAAGGGTGTGGACGTGGCCCGGATTACCCTGCATGTGGGGTATGGCACCTTTGTCCCGGTGCGGGTTAAGGATATCCGGGATCACCAGATTCACTCGGAATATTTTATTGTAGATGAGCAGACTGCTGAAAAGATTAACCAGGCCCGTGGCGCCGGCCGCAGGGTTATTGCCGTGGGTACCACTGCTGTGCGGACCCTGGAGTTTTGTACCGATCCTGGGGGCAGAATTTCGGCCGGCCAGGGCCGGTGCGATCTGTTTATTTATCCAGGCTACCGGTTCAAATGCGTGGATGCCATGATCACCAATTTTCATTTGCCTGAATCCACCCTGCTCATGCTGATTTCCGCCTTTTATGACCGGGAACGGATTCTGGATGCCTACAAGGTCGCCGTGGCTGAAAAGTACCGGTTTTTCAGTTATGGCGATGCCATGTTTATAGAATAG
- the hypA gene encoding hydrogenase maturation nickel metallochaperone HypA has protein sequence MHEMGIAQQLVTIALDAIPDDIENPRVEKLNLRIGKLAAVVEYSLSFCLEVITKDTPLEGAELIIDEVPVCLRCESCNHEWQADTPAFGCPACKNGQVTMISGREIEISSIELADD, from the coding sequence ATGCATGAGATGGGTATTGCCCAACAGCTTGTAACCATCGCCCTGGATGCCATCCCCGATGACATTGAAAATCCCAGGGTGGAAAAATTGAATTTAAGGATCGGCAAACTGGCTGCCGTGGTGGAGTACAGCCTCTCTTTTTGCCTGGAGGTGATCACCAAAGATACTCCCCTTGAAGGTGCTGAACTGATAATCGACGAAGTGCCGGTGTGCCTGCGCTGCGAAAGTTGTAACCATGAATGGCAGGCCGATACCCCTGCCTTTGGATGTCCTGCATGCAAAAACGGGCAGGTGACCATGATTTCGGGACGGGAGATTGAGATTTCATCCATCGAACTGGCAGACGATTAA
- a CDS encoding DUF2065 domain-containing protein, which yields MKFFFCVMGMVMIVEGLPYFIAPHKMQQMVTLIQQMPEGALRRFGFFMMLAGLAVVYLAMGGG from the coding sequence ATGAAATTTTTTTTCTGTGTGATGGGCATGGTCATGATTGTGGAAGGGCTGCCCTATTTCATCGCGCCGCATAAAATGCAGCAGATGGTAACGCTAATTCAGCAAATGCCTGAAGGCGCCTTAAGGCGGTTTGGGTTCTTTATGATGCTTGCGGGTCTGGCGGTCGTATACCTTGCCATGGGGGGCGGTTGA